In Labrus mixtus chromosome 13, fLabMix1.1, whole genome shotgun sequence, a single genomic region encodes these proteins:
- the tmem30c gene encoding transmembrane protein 30C, translating to MGKVKGKPGPLARRPDNSAFKQQRLPAWSPMLTANTVLPFFYFMALICMLLGVWLLLTVQSTREVKLDYTEAGTCNVCFEKRKNVSNADQPCNCTVEFSIEKAFKGDVFFYYGLRNFHQNLRRYMDSRDDGQMVGRKNKLKNPSTYCQPFDKDGAGRPIAPCGAVANSMFNDSFSLKYHGPTGPSVTVPLYRKGITWYTDKNVKYRNPRTENLTLAQEFKGIAKPPYWKDPVYQLDEHDPTNNGFINDDLIVWMREAAFPNFRKLYGVLYRADKPFTKGLPVGNYSIKISYNFPVQYFRGRKEVMLTTLTWFGGQNHFLPIAYLVTSSLSFLLAVVLTVVWWKFGKDGKNMEE from the exons ATGGGCAAAGTGAAGGGCAAGCCCGGGCCCTTGGCTCGGAGGCCGGATAACTCTGCTTTCAAACAGCAGAGGCTGCCTGCCTGGTCCCccatgctaactgctaacacTGTGCTGCCATTCTTCTACTTCATGGCTCTGATATGTATGCTGCTGGGAGTGTGGCTGCTCCTCACAGTGCAGAGCACACGGGAAGTAAAG CTGGACTACACGGAGGCCGGGACGTGTAATGTATGTTTTGAAAAACGTAAAAATGTGAGCAACGCCGACCAACCATGCAACTGCACCGTGGAGTTCTCTATTGAGAAAGCGTTCAAG GGAGATGTCTTCTTCTACTACGGCCTCCGCAACTTCCATCAGAACCTGCGCAGGTACATGGACTCAAGAGATGACGGACAGATGGTTGGCAGGAAGAATAAGTTAAAG AATCCCAGCACATACTGTCAACCGTTTGACAAAGACGGTGCAGGACGCCCCATCGCCCCCTGTGGTGCTGTGGCCAACAGTATGTTCAACG ACTCCTTCAGTCTGAAATATCATGGCCCCACTGGTCCTTCAGTTACCGTTCCGTTGTATAGGAAGGGCATCACCTGGTACACGGACAAAAATGTCAAGTACCGCAACCCGAGGACGGAGAACCTGACGCTGGCTCAAGAGTTCAAAG gtataGCAAAGCCTCCGTACTGGAAGGACCCTGTGTACCAGCTCGATGAACACGACCCGACCAACAACGGCTTCATCAATGACGACCTGATCGTGTGGATGAGAGAGGCAGCCTTCCCCAACTTCAGGAAGCTTTATGGGGTTTTATACAGAGCAGACAAGCCCTTTACTAAGGGTCTACCAGTGGGAAACTACAGCATCAAGATATCCTACA ACTTCCCCGTGCAGTACTTCCGAGGCAGAAAGGAAGTGATGCTGACCACGCTGACCTGGTTTGGAGGTCAGAACCACTTCCTGCCCATCGCTTACCTCGTAACCAGCAGCCTGAGCTTCCTG
- the cmss1 gene encoding protein CMSS1 isoform X2 produces the protein MGDDLGDEWWDHEGNSDASEREEEKHEEQPSENTDVKTKPQKRKNTGTEKTVTAKKKKKNEQKELIIPQKKEPKDEMAPKVKRKRKKTITDVLSTSEPKPGCPADLQNLITQYFSDKRSVIEQEELKLHDSSFLSSNDLTHSLSSYLKQVCPKWAKVQKQHTEKSSVVLLIVCSSALRTIELIKQLTTFKGEAKALKLFAKHIKVEEQVKLLQKGVTHIGVGTPGRISALVEKDGLNLQALRYVVLDWNWRDQKLRRMVDIPEIKLDFMKLLENGILSGCKKEKVKIGLF, from the exons atgCATCTGAacgggaggaggagaaacatgaagaacaaccatcagaaaacacagacgTAAAGACCAAACCACAGAAGAGGAAGAATACAGGAACAGAAAAAACAGTCAcggcaaagaagaagaaaaagaatgaacAG AAAGAGTTAATCATCCCTCAGAAGAAAGAGCCCAAGGATGAAATGGCACCCAAAGTCAAAAGAAAGCGGAAG AAGACAATTACTGATGTCTTGTCCACTTCGGAGCCAAAGCCAGGCTGCCCTGCAGACCTGCAGAACCTGATCACGCAGTATTTCTCCGACAAACGCTCTGTGATCGAGCAGGAGGAGCTCAAACTGCACG ACTCCAGCTTCCTGTCCAGCAATGACTTGACACACAGCCTGTCCTCGTATCTCAAACAAG TTTGTCCCAAGTGGGCGAAGGTTCAGAAACAGCACACAGAGAAGAGCTCTGTGGTTCTGCTCATCGTTTGCAGCTCTGCTCTGCGAACCATCGAGCTCATCAA GCAGCTGACAACCTTCAAGGGCGAAGCCAAGGCACTAAAGCTTTTTGCGAAACACATCAAG gtAGAGGAGCaggtgaagctgctgcagaaggGAGTCACACACATTGGAGTAGGGACCCCTGGAAGGATCAGCGCCTTAGTTGAGAAAG aTGGTTTGAACCTGCAGGCTTTAAGATATGTGGTTCTTGACTGGAACTGGAGGGACCAGAAACTGCGGAGGATGGTGGACATTCCTGAG ATCAAGCTGGACTTCATGAAGCTGCTGGAGAACGGGATCCTGAGTgggtgtaaaaaagaaaaagttaaaattgGACTGTTTTAA
- the cmss1 gene encoding protein CMSS1 isoform X1: MGDDLGDEWWDHEGNSDASEREEEKHEEQPSENTDVKTKPQKRKNTGTEKTVTAKKKKKNEQKELIIPQKKEPKDEMAPKVKRKRKKKTITDVLSTSEPKPGCPADLQNLITQYFSDKRSVIEQEELKLHDSSFLSSNDLTHSLSSYLKQVCPKWAKVQKQHTEKSSVVLLIVCSSALRTIELIKQLTTFKGEAKALKLFAKHIKVEEQVKLLQKGVTHIGVGTPGRISALVEKDGLNLQALRYVVLDWNWRDQKLRRMVDIPEIKLDFMKLLENGILSGCKKEKVKIGLF; this comes from the exons atgCATCTGAacgggaggaggagaaacatgaagaacaaccatcagaaaacacagacgTAAAGACCAAACCACAGAAGAGGAAGAATACAGGAACAGAAAAAACAGTCAcggcaaagaagaagaaaaagaatgaacAG AAAGAGTTAATCATCCCTCAGAAGAAAGAGCCCAAGGATGAAATGGCACCCAAAGTCAAAAGAAAGCGGAAG AAGAAGACAATTACTGATGTCTTGTCCACTTCGGAGCCAAAGCCAGGCTGCCCTGCAGACCTGCAGAACCTGATCACGCAGTATTTCTCCGACAAACGCTCTGTGATCGAGCAGGAGGAGCTCAAACTGCACG ACTCCAGCTTCCTGTCCAGCAATGACTTGACACACAGCCTGTCCTCGTATCTCAAACAAG TTTGTCCCAAGTGGGCGAAGGTTCAGAAACAGCACACAGAGAAGAGCTCTGTGGTTCTGCTCATCGTTTGCAGCTCTGCTCTGCGAACCATCGAGCTCATCAA GCAGCTGACAACCTTCAAGGGCGAAGCCAAGGCACTAAAGCTTTTTGCGAAACACATCAAG gtAGAGGAGCaggtgaagctgctgcagaaggGAGTCACACACATTGGAGTAGGGACCCCTGGAAGGATCAGCGCCTTAGTTGAGAAAG aTGGTTTGAACCTGCAGGCTTTAAGATATGTGGTTCTTGACTGGAACTGGAGGGACCAGAAACTGCGGAGGATGGTGGACATTCCTGAG ATCAAGCTGGACTTCATGAAGCTGCTGGAGAACGGGATCCTGAGTgggtgtaaaaaagaaaaagttaaaattgGACTGTTTTAA
- the cmss1 gene encoding protein CMSS1 isoform X3, whose amino-acid sequence MGDDLGDEWWDHEDASEREEEKHEEQPSENTDVKTKPQKRKNTGTEKTVTAKKKKKNEQKELIIPQKKEPKDEMAPKVKRKRKKKTITDVLSTSEPKPGCPADLQNLITQYFSDKRSVIEQEELKLHDSSFLSSNDLTHSLSSYLKQVCPKWAKVQKQHTEKSSVVLLIVCSSALRTIELIKQLTTFKGEAKALKLFAKHIKVEEQVKLLQKGVTHIGVGTPGRISALVEKDGLNLQALRYVVLDWNWRDQKLRRMVDIPEIKLDFMKLLENGILSGCKKEKVKIGLF is encoded by the exons atgCATCTGAacgggaggaggagaaacatgaagaacaaccatcagaaaacacagacgTAAAGACCAAACCACAGAAGAGGAAGAATACAGGAACAGAAAAAACAGTCAcggcaaagaagaagaaaaagaatgaacAG AAAGAGTTAATCATCCCTCAGAAGAAAGAGCCCAAGGATGAAATGGCACCCAAAGTCAAAAGAAAGCGGAAG AAGAAGACAATTACTGATGTCTTGTCCACTTCGGAGCCAAAGCCAGGCTGCCCTGCAGACCTGCAGAACCTGATCACGCAGTATTTCTCCGACAAACGCTCTGTGATCGAGCAGGAGGAGCTCAAACTGCACG ACTCCAGCTTCCTGTCCAGCAATGACTTGACACACAGCCTGTCCTCGTATCTCAAACAAG TTTGTCCCAAGTGGGCGAAGGTTCAGAAACAGCACACAGAGAAGAGCTCTGTGGTTCTGCTCATCGTTTGCAGCTCTGCTCTGCGAACCATCGAGCTCATCAA GCAGCTGACAACCTTCAAGGGCGAAGCCAAGGCACTAAAGCTTTTTGCGAAACACATCAAG gtAGAGGAGCaggtgaagctgctgcagaaggGAGTCACACACATTGGAGTAGGGACCCCTGGAAGGATCAGCGCCTTAGTTGAGAAAG aTGGTTTGAACCTGCAGGCTTTAAGATATGTGGTTCTTGACTGGAACTGGAGGGACCAGAAACTGCGGAGGATGGTGGACATTCCTGAG ATCAAGCTGGACTTCATGAAGCTGCTGGAGAACGGGATCCTGAGTgggtgtaaaaaagaaaaagttaaaattgGACTGTTTTAA